GCTGGAATCATGAAGGCAGCCAAGGAATCCGGCAATATCGCCGGCGGCTACAACCAGGTGTACTTCACCCTGGCCATCATGGCTGTCGTGGGCATTGTGCTTACCCTCGTTGTCAAGAGACCGATACATTCTGTCGACTAGCAACTCCGTCAACTGCCCAATATAAAAGGCGGCTCCTTGATGGGGCCGCCTTTTATTGCCGATCCGTCTTTTTCTCGATCTATCTGTGACAGGGTTGTAAAAAGTCCATCATCTGTGCGCCCCGGCTCTCTTGGATGCCTTGAGGGGATTGATCTTCGCCTGGGCGATAACGGGATTTCCCTTCTCCACGTGCGTGGCATAATTGCAGACGCCTATGTTCCATTTCGCCGCCGGGTTGGCGCTGGCCACACAGTAGAAATTATCCTCGATCTCCCTGGCATTCCCACAGCCCTCGCAGGCCTGCACAACGGGCTCGCAATGGCCTCCATTGTAGGTACAGCCCTGCCGGGTCATAAAAATACAGTCGATTTCCTCCTTGAGAATAGTGCAGATCATCTTTCGTTCCTCCATGAAAAGGTTTCAATGCCCACGCATTGGACATCATTGATTGATTTGCGCCCCACTGCATGGACGCGTTGAGAAAACCCCTTTACACAAAACGGCTGGATTTTTATACTTTCTACAGGGAAAAATCAAGACAAATTTTTCAGGGTCGTCCTGGAAAAGAGTATCTGGAGGAAAACCGGAAAAGAGAAAATGTAATCTAACACAGAAGGGCACAGGGTTCACGGGGTTAAATCAAGCCTTTTTTTCTCGCTCGCTCGTCACGCTGCGAGCGTGACTCACCAGAGATCGCAGAGAAAACCAAAATAAAGGTTTATAATCTTTCCAAATCTCTTCTCCGCGTGCTCAGCGAGAGAACAATGTGTCTTGGCGCTTTACGACTGGAACCCTCTTGTAAAACCCTGCCTGCCAAGTCGAAGCTTTACTCGAAGGCTGGTGGTGTGATCTGGAAGTGGTCACGCTGTGATAAGTTAACTTCGGAAAGGCCCGCATGAAACTGCTGATCCATATATGCTGCGCACCTGACGCCACCATCGGGATCCAGCGCCTCACGGACCGCTGCCGGGCTGAGGGCTACTTTTTCAACCCCAACATCCATCCCGGGGGCGAATACCGACGGCGGCTTGAGGCGATGAAAGACCTTGCAGCCGCCACCGGTTTTCCCTTCCTGGAGGGGGCATACGATCCGGAGGTCTGGCACGAGACAGTGAAGGGCATGGAAAACGAGCCTGAGAAGGGAAAGCGCTGCATCGAATGCATCCGCCTGAGACTCAGGGAAACAGCGAGGGTGGCCAGGGAACGTGAATTTAGCCATTTCGCGGCGGTCCTCACCGTCAGCCCCCACAAGGACGCCGAAATGGTCAACAGGATAGGCCGGGAGGCCGCGGCGGAATTCGGAGTAAACTACATCCCCACCAACCTGAAGAAGAAGGACGGATTCAAGATCAGTGTTCAGCTCAGCAGGATGTACGATCTTTACAGGCAGAACTACTGCGGCTGTGTCTACAGCTTACCGTCTGATGGGCAGCCGGAAGACCCGTAAATCCGTTAAGTGCAAAGTGTTAAGTATGGGTCACACTTATCCACAGGTGTGGATAAACCTGTGGATAAGTGCAATTCCGCCAGCCCCAGGGTGGAGTTATCCAGAAGCGCCAGGAACAGCCGATAGCCACCGCAGGGGGTGGCCCCCTCGACACGAAGCTCCGCCATAAAATCGCACCCATCCTTCAGATAGGAACACCGCATGCAGAGAGCCTCAATCAGTTGACCGACCTTGCGGGGAACGCCGGGAGGCCGGTTCAGCAGGCTCGCCAGGTGCCCCTGGTGGATTTTCCCACCGGCCATGGCATGAAGAAAGGCGGTGAAGCCGGCACACCCTGTTTCGCCCCCTTCGTCATTCCTGAAATATTCGCAATATCCACGGCAGGCCAGATCAGCGGCCGTTTTCCGTAAATCGTGTGCGGAATCGAAAAAAGCGGCAAACGACTCATAACTGAGTCCAGCGGGATTATTGTTTTTCATCCACCCTCATCCCCATCGCTACAGGACATATCAGGACCTTCTTGACATGTCGCTCGTCCGACTTGATCACGGTAAATCTCAGCCCTGAAAGATCCACAGACTCCCCCGAGGCCGGGACTTTGCCGGTGGTCTCCATTATGAGGCCACCCACCGTTTTGCAGGTAGTGTCTATATTCATCTGCGGGAAAACTTTCTCCAGCTCATCCAGCGGGGCCTTTCCCGAGACCTCCAGGGCGCCTGAGGGGAGTTTCTTCATCATCTCCACCTCCCGGTCAAACTCGTCGTGGATCTCGCCAACCAGTTCCTCCAGGAAGTCCTCAAGGGTGATCAGCCCCTCTGTCCCGCCGAATTCATCGACGACAATGGCGAGATGGGTCTTTTCCTCCTGCAGCTCCCGGAAAGCACGGCCCAGAGGGGCGCTCTCCGGGATAAAATGCGGCTTTGCGATGTGTTCGCCCACGCGAAAGGCATCCCGCTCAGCAGAACTGGCCAGGATCAAATCCTTGGCGTGAAACACACCGACGATATCATCCAGGTTCTCACGGTAGACCGGAAGCCGACTGTGCCCGCTTTCGATCACCGTCCGGATAATATGGTCGATTTCATCGGACAGTTCCAAGGCCCGGACCTCCGTTCGGGGTGTCATTACATCCTTAACCGTCTGCCGGTCAAAGTGAAACACCCTGTTTATCAGGTCGGCGGGGTACTTTTCTATACCGCCCTCGCTGGCGCTGAGGCTGACCATCAGTTCCAGCTCATCCGCTTCCACCGGGGAAAAATCCCTGTCCGGATCGCCGCCTGTCAGCCTGATCAATGTGGATGTCATCCGGGTGAAAAATCGGGTGATCGGCCATGTAATAAAATAAAAGAGCGCAAGTGAAATTGAGACAGAGAGGACAAAGCGCTCAGGGTACTTTCGCGCCATGACTTTCGGGGTTATCTCCCCGAACATCAGGATGACGAACGTCATCACGCCCACCGCAACGGCGATCCCTCCATTTTGAAATATCTTTGAGGCGACGTCCGTCGCCAGGGCCGAAGCGGCGATATTGACGAGGTTGTTTCCGAGGAGAATGGAGGTGAGAAGAGCGTTGGGATCCTTGAGCCAGAGTCGAAGTGGGTCCCTTTTACGGCCCCTTTCCTCCAGCAGCGTCTGGAGTTTTGCCCGTGAAAGGCTGACGAATGCCGTTTCTGCTCCTGAAAAGTAGGCTGACAGAAGGATGCAAAGGGCTATAACCACCCACTCCCAGGTGGGCACGGGCACATCTAACATCTTTCCCTCTGGTCATGTCTTGTCGCCAAGTTCGTCATGTTCCAGATAGCTGATATACGGTTCTCTCTGGGCGCTGCAGAATCTACTGACGCGGTTTACTGTTTCCTCCGGATCATCGCTTATGGAAAGGAGGTCCAGTTCATCTTCGTCCAGAAACCCGGATTTTACCATGTGGTTTGTCATCCAGTCGTACAGCCCTCCCCAGTAGCCCCTGTCAAAAAGGATGATGGGAAATTTATGCATCTTGCCGGTCTGTTTCAGAGTCAGGGACTCGAACAGCTCATCCATGGTCCCGAAACCGCCAGGCAGGATGATAAGCGCCTTTGCATACTTGAGGAACATGACCTTTCTGATGAAAAAGTAACGAAAATTCAGAGGGACCGTAACATATCCGTTGGCCTGCTGCTCCTTCGGGAGAAGGATATTGAGTCCCACCGATTCCCCTCCGCCCTCCATGGCGCCCCGATTGGCTGCTTCCATGAGCCCCGGGCCTCCACCTGTGACCACGGCATAGTGTTCCTCCGCGAATCTACGGCCGATTTTCCGCGCCTTTTTGTAAAGCTCATCCTCCGGCCGGCTTCGCGCCGAGCCGAAGATAGTCACAGAATCAGGGAGTTTTTCCATAATCTCCATCCCCGTGACCATCTCGGCCATGATCCTGAACAGACGGCGGTTGTCCATCTCGGCCCTGCGCAGCCTCTCGATGGCAGGATAAACCTCATGGGCGAGAACATCGCCCATGAGCGAGAACATGAGTTCTCGCATTTCATTGTCGTTCACACAGACCCCTTTCGAGTGTCATTAACCCACGCATGTGCTCCACACCTGAAACGCTGGTCCCGCTCTGTAATTCATATCAGACTTTCTCATCCGAGGTCAACGCCAACCGGCCGGAAAGTCGTCGGCAGCTTCCTCTTTTATCCCATATATGTTAGCTTGTTCTGCTTCAATGGAAGGGCCGGATGGAGGAAAGAATCTTGACAGAGGCGAAACAGCGGACAAGACAGGGCAGAATTTTCGAGCCAAAATGGCTCGCGTGGGAAATTACCGGCAGATGCAACCTGAACTGCATCCATTGCCGTTCCTCGTCCACCATGGGTTCGGGCCAGGGAGACTTTTCTCTGGAAGAGGCAAGATCCCTCATTGACGAGATAACCTCTTTTGCAAAACCGGTGGTTGTCCTTTCCGGCGGTGAGCCGCTGCTGCGTAAGGACGTGTTCGAGATCGCTTCCTACGGTACCTCCAAGGGGCTGCGCATGGCGCTTGCCACCAACGGGGTCCTCGTAGATGATGAGGTGTGCGATAAGATCAAGCAGTCCGGAATCCGGATTGTTTCCCTCAGCCTGGACGGTTCAAATGCCGGGATTCATGACGACTTCCGCCACCAGGAGGGCGCCTTTGAGGCAACCTTGCGGGCGTCGGATTACCTGAAGAAAAACGGCATTGAGTTTCTTGTCAATTCATCCTTCACCAAGCGGAACCAGACCGATATCCCCAACGTCTACCGGCTGGCCAAAAAGATCGGGGCCGTGGCATGGTACATGTTCATGATAGTGCCCATGGGAAGGGGCGAGGAGCTCATGGCCGAGCTTATCTCCAGGGAGGATTACGACGATATCCTCAAGTGGCACTTTGACATGGAGCTGCAGGAAACCGAGATGCTTGTGCGCCCGACCTGCGCTCCCCATTACTACCGCGTTATCCAGCAGGAGGCCAAGGCGAAAGGGATCGATTTTAACCGACGCAACCTCAAATTCGGGACGGGCGGCGCAAAGGGATGCATCGCCGCCCAGTCAATCGCCTTTATCGGCAGCAAGGGCGACGTACAGCCATGCAGCTATTTTCCCCAGTCAGCCGGCAACGTACGTGAAAAAAGCTTCCGTAAGATCTGGGAAGATTCGGCCCTCTTTAACGACATCCGGAGCTTCAAGGATTACAAGGGCCGCTGCGGATCCTGCGAATACCTGGGGGTCTGCGGCGGGTGCAGGGCCCGGGCGCTGGCCGTATCCGGTGACTACATGGACGAGGAGCCCTTCTGCAGCTACATACCCAAAAAAATTGCCCGTCAGATGGCGGACAACAGGTAAACCAGCGAGGTTTAAATCCATGGCCGCCACATACCCGTTCATCGACGCCTGCTTTCGCAGACCGGTTCCCACAACCCCCATCTGGATCATGAGACAGGCGGGACGATTCCTTCCCGAGTACCAGAAGGTCCGTGGCACGGTGGATTTTCTGACCCTGTGCAAGACACCGGAACTGGCCACAAAGGTCACACTTCTTCCCGTGGACATCATCGGCGTCGATGCGGCTATCCTCTTTTCCGATATCCTCATTCCCCTGGAGCCCATGGGGATACCGGTGGCTTTCGAGGAGAAGGTGGGGCCTGTCCTCGGGGCCGTAAGGGACGAAAAGCAGATAAGGGCATTGCGGGCCATTGACCCGGAGAGGGATGTTCCTTTTGTCCTCGAAGCGGTGAGGATGATCAGGAAAGAGGTGGACGGCAGGGTCCCGTTGATAGGCTTCTCCGGCGCTCCTTTTACCCTGGCCACCTACGCCGTGGAGGGCGGAACGACCAAGTCGTTCCACAACATCAAGGGCCTCATCTATTCCCGCCCGAAGCTGGCCGACGAACTCATGGAAAAGCTCGGTGACGCCGTCATCGCCTACCTGAACGCCCAGATAGCAGCAGGGGCTCAGGCCGTCCAGATCTTCGACACGTGGGGCGGTATTCTGGCCGACCCGGAGTACGTCAGGTTCGCGTTGGACCCGGTAAAGAGGATCGTCGCCGGCCTGGACCGAAAGGACGTGCCTGTTATCTACTACATCAATAATGGCTCCTATCTGGCGCATCACATGGAAGGCCTGAACGTGGACGTTGTGGGAATAGACTGGCGCCAGGATATCGCTCTGGCCAGAAAAACCTTCGGCAAAGACAAGGCCGTTCAGGGAAACCTGGATCCCACGGTTCTTTTCGCATCACCGGACGAGATCCGGAGGCGCACCCATCACCTGCTGGAAGAGGCGGGCCCCGAACCCGGCCACATTTTTAACCTTGGGCACGGCATAATGCCCCAGACTCCCGTGGAAAACGCCCTTGCCCTGGTGGAGGCGGTTCACGAATTCAGGCGCTGACATGCCATGATATCCCGACCCGGAGGCACCGCAGTCCTTCTGCTCAATATGGGGGGCCCTGACTCGATTCAGGCTGTACGCCCGTTTCTGAAAAATCTCTTTTCCGACCCCGCGATTATCGGTCTGCCCGGTTTTATCCGACTTCCCCTGGCCGCGTTTCTATCCTCCTCCAGGGCAAAGAGGGTGATTCCGCGATATCGCCTCATCGGCGGCAGAAGCCCCATTGGAGAGATCACCGCCCGTCAGGCCGATTCCATGGCAAAGGCCCTGTCTTCCAGGGGACTGCAGGGAATAGGCCCGATCCTTCCTGCTTTCTCCTATTGGCACCCTTTTATACGGGATTCGCTTGAAAAGGCTTCCGGCAGCGGCCCTGAAAAACTTCTCGCTATATCCCTGTACCCGCAATATTGCGGGGCCACCACCGGGTCGTGTCTGAGGGACCTGGAAGCCGCGGTGGCAAGGTCGCCGTTTGAGGGCAAAGTCAGGGTAATCGACAGGTGGCCGGACCATCCCGGTTACCTCGACGCTCTGGCGTCCACCATCAGGGATGCACTGGATCAGATCAGGCCTGAGGAAAGGGACGATGCCGTGGTCCTCTTCTCCGCGCATGGCATACCGGTATCCCTTGCCGACAGGGGCGACCCGTATCCAAACGAGATAGCCAGGACTGTTCAGGGGGTTATGGAGAGGCTGGGAAACCGTGCTCACGTTCTGGCGTTCCAGAGCAGGCTGGGACCGGTCAAATGGCTGGGCCCCGACCTGGGGGAGGCCCTGAAGGACCTGGCGGGAAGGGGCGCTCCTCCGATTGTGGTTGTCCCGGTGTCATTCGTGTCGGATCACATCGAGACCCTGTATGAGCTTGACATCCAGCACCGGGAGATCGCCGGGAACCTGGGTATTTCGACCTATGTTCGGGCTCCGGCGTTAAACACCCGTCCCGACTTTATAGAAACATTGGCCAACCTGGCCCAAGAGGCAACGAATGACCGGACCGCAGGAAAAAACACATAGGGTAGTTGTAATAGGCGGGGGAATCTCAGGGCTTGCCGCCGCCTACTTCATCCAGAAGGGGTTGCGGGAGACCGGCGCACCTTTTTCGTTGGAACTCGTTGAGAAGGAAGGGCGGGCAGGTGGAAAATTCACCGCCCGCAGGGAAGGAGGTTTTCTTGTCGAGGGCGGACCCAACGGTTTCCTTGACAGCAAACCGTGGACTCTGGACCTTGCACATGAATTGGGGCTGGATGAGTCCCTTCTTCCCAGCGATGAGGCCGCAGCCAGGCGTTTCATCTTTTCAAGGGGCAAGCTTCACGAGTTGAAGGCCTCACCCATGGGCTTTTTTACCTCCAATCTTCTGTCCGTACCGGGCCGGGTCCGGATCGTCGGGGAACTTTTCGCCCCGGTCACAAAAAAAGACCAGGATACCAGCCTTGCGGAATTCGCCGTCAGGCGGCTGGGACGTGAGGCTCTGGAACGCATGCTCGATCCCATGGTATCGGGGATCTTTGCGGGCGATCCCGAGAAAATGAGCCTGAGGGCCTGCTTTCCCCGCATAGCTGAACTGGAGGAAACCTATGGTGGGTTGATCAAAGGCCTGTTTGCTATCGCAGCTGAGAAGAAAAAGGCCAAAAAACGTGGAGAGGAGGTCATCTCCTCGGGACCTGCCGGACCAGGTGGAGTATTGACATCCTTTAAGGAGGGGATTTCTGTCCTGTCCGACAAGCTGGCCGATGATCTTGGCGACTGCCTGCACACTGGAGATGAGGTCGTCACTGTGAACAGGTTCAACGGCAGATGGAAGATCAGGACCAAACGGCGTGATTTCGAAGCAGACACTGTTGTCCTTGCAACCCCGGCTCATGCCGCGGCCGGAATACTTTCGGGGGTTTCGTCCACGTGTGCGGACATTGTCGCCCGTATCCCCTATTCTCCCATGGCAATCGTCGGACTGGGCTATGACATCAAAGACCTTGCCGCCCCCCCGAGCGGGTTTGGCTACCTCATTCCGTCCGTGGAACACCGGCGCATCCTCGGGGCGCTCTGGACCTCCAGCATCTTCCCCGGCCACAGGGCCCCGAAGGGAAAGGTCCTTATACGCGTCATAACCGGAGGGGCCAGGGATCATTCAACCCCTTTGCTGGATGAAAGCTCCCTCCTGAAAATTGTCGGATCAGAGATAGAGGGCACGATGGGTTTGACCGCGAAACCTGAGTTTGTAGTAATTCACCGATGGGAAAAGGCCATCCCCATGTACACCGTCGGCCACATGGAAAGGCTCAGTCTTGCTGAAGCATCTCTTCCCAAAGGGATTTTTCTTGCCGGCAACGCCTACAGGGGCATCGGGATCAACGACTGCGTGCGTGAATCGAAGGTTGTGGCTGACAGGGTTGTCAGAGAGGTTACTGGAACCGCAACTTGAAATAATCTGCTATCCTTCCAATGGTCTCCGGATGTATGATCGCAAATCTCAGGCCAGCCTGCCAGCCGGTCTCGATTCGATGACAAAAGACCACCTGTGCCCCGATGATCAACGGACTCTGGTCTCCAGGAAGATTGAAGGTCAGTTTGATGATGTCCTTCTCCCTGAGTTCGGATCCCGGGAAAAGCCCGATGCCTCCCTCGCTTATCTCGACTATTTCGCCCACCGACTGCTCCGTACCGGTGTCCACGTCCGCCAACAGGCTGCAGGCGACCCTCCTGTATGCCCGTGGATGGGTCTCGATAAGCGCCTGTACCCGCTGGTAAAGGAGCCTGGGGTCGACAGGTTTTATGAGGTAGTCGTCAATTCCTGCCATGTCGTGGTCGGAGAGGCGATGAATATGCTCCAGCGCCGTGAGAACCAGGACGGGCAGGTCCGCAAACTCTTTCCGTGAACGGATCTCCAGACGCATGGCCCGGCCATCCATCACCGGCATTACCAGGTCCAGAACCACCAGATCCAGGGTGCTGTTATTCTGCAGGGCCTTCATCCCTTCCGCTCCATTGGCGGCGGAAACGGTCCTGTACCCAAACCCCTCCAGAAGATCGGTCACCTGATTATTGACAAGGGGTGAGTCATCCACAACAAGGATCGTCTTTGCACGGCTTTCAGAGAGCACGGTCTTCCTCCATCCCACAGGGGCAATCCTCCCCGAAGGGGCACGCCGGGCACAGGGGCTTGCGCGGCCTGCAGATTTCCCGGCCCAGACGGATCATGTTGAGGTGAACATCAAGATAATCCTTCTCCAAAAAAAACTGCTCCAGAATTTTATGGGCTCTCACACGGTCTGCACCCGGATCCAGTATACCAAGGCGGCGGCACACACGAAAGATATGGGTATCCACGGGAAAGGCCGGGATTCCGCATGAGAAAAGGAGGACACACGCGGCGGTTTTCGGGCCGACCCCCTTTAATGAGGTTAACCGTTCACGGGCATCGTCCCTGGAAAGGTGACAAAGATTCCCAAGACCCTTTCCACCGTTTCCTCCCTCCGGGTCCAGAATATCCACCAGTATGCGCCATATTCTCCTGCTCTTCGTAGGGCCCAGACCAGCTGGAGAAATAGCCTTTTCCAAATCCTCGCGGGATGAAGACAGGACATCGCTCCAGCGGGGAAACCGCTCCACAAGCGCGCTGAAGGCCCGATCCCGATTCCGGTCATTGGTGTTCTGGGAGAGGATGGTCAGGATCAACTCATCCAAGGGAGGCCTTCTGGGGGGCGGTTCGGGGCTACCGAACCTGGCGCTGAGCCGGTTCGAAATGTAGGCAGGGCCGGGTTTCACATTTCAGCCTTTTATGTAACTCCGGGAAAGGCCGGTGGTCAGGAAGGCGGAGTGGCCCTGTAAGCCGAGTTCTGTTTCCTCTTCCGCCGGAGCGTCGGAGGAAGGTGACCATTCATCTGGGACCGCCGTCGCCGACGGCCTCAAGCGGCCTACCCGGAAACTTCGGACGGGTCGCCCTCAAACGTTCCCCTATTTGGCCTTGCACCGGATGGGGTTTACCTAGCTGCCGCCGTCACCGACGACACTGGTGAGCTCTTACCTCACCCTTTCACCCTTACCCGCCATCGCCGGAGCGAGGGCGGGCGGTCTTCTCTCTGCGGCACTCGCCCTGGGGTCACCCCCGGTTCGCGTTACGAACCATCCAACCCTGCGGTGCTCGGACTTTCCTCCCGCCCTCGCAAAAGCAATGACGGGCGGTCACCCGGACCACTCCGCACGGATATTGTAACTTAAAACGGATGGGTTCGCAAAGAGTCCGTCGGCTCTATAACGCCACACTCCCTTCAGCGTCGACGGCCATATTGGCAAGCTTGTCGGCCTGACGGTTCTTCTCCCTTGGAATATGCATGTAGGATACATTATCAAAATGAGCGGCGATTTTTTGTGCCCTGGAGAACAGCTTTTTCAGGTTTGCATTCTTCACCCTGTACTCGCCCGTCATCTGGCGAACGAGGAGCTGGCTGTCGGATTGGACCAGGATATCCCGCAGTCCGGTTTTTATCGCCAGTTCCAGGCCGTGAATGAGTGCGCTGTATTCGGCCACATTGTTGGTGGCCTTGCCAAGAAAGACGCCCTCCTGTTTATCCCCGCCTGCCGGCCCCTTCAGGACCACTCCGGCACCGGCCGGGCCCGGGTTTCCTCTGGCGGCTCCGTCAATCATCAGCACGGCGACAGGGGGCCTGTTTCCCACGGCCACGGCGGCCATTGCAAGTAAATCGGCCAGTTCATTCCTCCCGAGCCCGGGGAACTTTGCCAGCGTCCTCTCAATGTTCAGGGTCGCCGCAAGTTCCTCGAGAACATGCCTGGGATCAGGATTCGTCGGCATATATTATTCTTCCACAATTAGGGCACTGATGGATACTGCCCTGTGCCAGCACCTGGTTGAACAGCTGAGGTGGCACCATCATGAAACAGCCATAACATACCCCTTTTACAAGCTTCACGACCCCCTGGCCGTGATATCTGTTGAAAACTTTCTGGTAACGGGAGAGAAGATCCGGGTCGATAAGGCCGGCCTCGACTAACCTAGTCTTTTCGAGATCTTCACGCTGTTTCCTGATGGCATTCAGCCGTTTCTTTCCATCTTTTTTTACCCGGGCAAGGTTAGCTTTTTCCTCCTCCAGGGCCACCTCCACACCTTCTCTGCTTTCCTCGACAGATGTCCTGTCCGAACGCAGTTCCTTGACCTCGGCCTCCAGATCGCCCCTTTTTTTCCTGGCGGATTCACCCTCCCGCTGTACGGCCTGGTATTCCCGCTGCGTTTTGACAATCAGGAGCCTGGATTGAAACCGCCTCGTACTCTCCTTGACCTCTTCGAGCTGTCTGTCGAGCTCCGATATCTGTTCAGACAGACGTGAAAACTCAAGATCGATCTCCTCCATGCGGTTCGCTGTCTGTTCTATTTTTCTCTCCGCGGTCTCAATCTCCTGGGGGATTTTCATCTCTTCCGTTATGAATTCAACCAGTTTTTCGTCGGTCATCTGCAGATCAACCAACCTGTCCAACATTTTTCTCACTTTTGCTCTCCTCCCGGGTTAATCATGATATGGTCGCAAACAATCCATTCGTGGCTTTTTGTGAAGTTATCAATCACTCCTGTTCCCCTCTGATTCGCCGGGGTTGGGCGGTTAACGTCGTGAATGGATTCTCCTCAACCGCATAAAGGATCTCTACCGCTTTACCAAGATCTCTGAGCGCTCCATCAAGCAGTTTGCCAAAGCACTCCATACCGTAACGTTCCGGTGCAAAGTGCCCTATATCCAACAGGGACAAACCAGTTTCCTGCACCCTGCGGGCATCGTGATACCTGACATCGCCGGTGATAAACAGATCGCTGCCTCTGACCAGAGCTTCCTCCATCAGGGATGCTCCACTCCCTGCGCACAGGGCAACCCTCCTGATAATGGTCCCCTTATTCCCAACCAACCGGACAGCGCTTATACCCAGCTTCTCCCGAAGGGTCTCGGCCAGATCATCAAGAACCACTTCCGAATCCAGATCCCCAACCAGTCCCAGGCCATTCTTCCCTTTCTGTGGAAACAGGGGATAAAAATCAACTGCTGGTTCTTCGTATGGATGGGCCTCCCCCAGGGCGTCCATTGTGGACTCGATGTCGCTTTCCTCAATGATGATCTCCAGTCGAACCTCGCGTACCTTTTCAAGCCGGCCGGCCTTTCCTGCCACAGGATTTGTCCCTTCAGATCCCAGGAATGTACCCTCTCCGATGGTGGTAAAAGAGCATCTTGAATACGATCCTATGGTTCCATGCCCAAGATTGAATATGGCCTGCCTGACCCGTTCAAGCGCCTCGGCAGGCACAAATGTGACCAGTTTAACCCTGGACGGTTCCGTACTCCCGAAGGCCTGGACATTACGGAGGGTCAACATCTCAGCCAGGGCCCGGTTGATTCCCCGGGGCGCCGCATCGAGGTTAGTATGGGCGCTGTAAACCGCGATCCTCTTTTCGATGGCCATGGCCACAGCATGTCCGAACACGGTGTCCAGATCGAGATTTCTTATGGGTTTGTAGAAAAGGGGGTGATGGGTCAAAAGCATGTCGACACCGGAGCTGACGGCCTGTCCTACAGTGTCTGGGCTCGCATCAAG
Above is a window of bacterium BMS3Abin14 DNA encoding:
- the corC_1 gene encoding magnesium and cobalt efflux protein CorC; amino-acid sequence: MLDVPVPTWEWVVIALCILLSAYFSGAETAFVSLSRAKLQTLLEERGRKRDPLRLWLKDPNALLTSILLGNNLVNIAASALATDVASKIFQNGGIAVAVGVMTFVILMFGEITPKVMARKYPERFVLSVSISLALFYFITWPITRFFTRMTSTLIRLTGGDPDRDFSPVEADELELMVSLSASEGGIEKYPADLINRVFHFDRQTVKDVMTPRTEVRALELSDEIDHIIRTVIESGHSRLPVYRENLDDIVGVFHAKDLILASSAERDAFRVGEHIAKPHFIPESAPLGRAFRELQEEKTHLAIVVDEFGGTEGLITLEDFLEELVGEIHDEFDREVEMMKKLPSGALEVSGKAPLDELEKVFPQMNIDTTCKTVGGLIMETTGKVPASGESVDLSGLRFTVIKSDERHVKKVLICPVAMGMRVDEKQ
- the yvdD gene encoding LOG family protein YvdD, encoding MFSLMGDVLAHEVYPAIERLRRAEMDNRRLFRIMAEMVTGMEIMEKLPDSVTIFGSARSRPEDELYKKARKIGRRFAEEHYAVVTGGGPGLMEAANRGAMEGGGESVGLNILLPKEQQANGYVTVPLNFRYFFIRKVMFLKYAKALIILPGGFGTMDELFESLTLKQTGKMHKFPIILFDRGYWGGLYDWMTNHMVKSGFLDEDELDLLSISDDPEETVNRVSRFCSAQREPYISYLEHDELGDKT
- the albA_2 gene encoding antilisterial bacteriocin subtilosin biosynthesis protein AlbA; translated protein: MTEAKQRTRQGRIFEPKWLAWEITGRCNLNCIHCRSSSTMGSGQGDFSLEEARSLIDEITSFAKPVVVLSGGEPLLRKDVFEIASYGTSKGLRMALATNGVLVDDEVCDKIKQSGIRIVSLSLDGSNAGIHDDFRHQEGAFEATLRASDYLKKNGIEFLVNSSFTKRNQTDIPNVYRLAKKIGAVAWYMFMIVPMGRGEELMAELISREDYDDILKWHFDMELQETEMLVRPTCAPHYYRVIQQEAKAKGIDFNRRNLKFGTGGAKGCIAAQSIAFIGSKGDVQPCSYFPQSAGNVREKSFRKIWEDSALFNDIRSFKDYKGRCGSCEYLGVCGGCRARALAVSGDYMDEEPFCSYIPKKIARQMADNR
- the hemE gene encoding uroporphyrinogen decarboxylase, producing MAATYPFIDACFRRPVPTTPIWIMRQAGRFLPEYQKVRGTVDFLTLCKTPELATKVTLLPVDIIGVDAAILFSDILIPLEPMGIPVAFEEKVGPVLGAVRDEKQIRALRAIDPERDVPFVLEAVRMIRKEVDGRVPLIGFSGAPFTLATYAVEGGTTKSFHNIKGLIYSRPKLADELMEKLGDAVIAYLNAQIAAGAQAVQIFDTWGGILADPEYVRFALDPVKRIVAGLDRKDVPVIYYINNGSYLAHHMEGLNVDVVGIDWRQDIALARKTFGKDKAVQGNLDPTVLFASPDEIRRRTHHLLEEAGPEPGHIFNLGHGIMPQTPVENALALVEAVHEFRR
- the hemH gene encoding ferrochelatase — its product is MISRPGGTAVLLLNMGGPDSIQAVRPFLKNLFSDPAIIGLPGFIRLPLAAFLSSSRAKRVIPRYRLIGGRSPIGEITARQADSMAKALSSRGLQGIGPILPAFSYWHPFIRDSLEKASGSGPEKLLAISLYPQYCGATTGSCLRDLEAAVARSPFEGKVRVIDRWPDHPGYLDALASTIRDALDQIRPEERDDAVVLFSAHGIPVSLADRGDPYPNEIARTVQGVMERLGNRAHVLAFQSRLGPVKWLGPDLGEALKDLAGRGAPPIVVVPVSFVSDHIETLYELDIQHREIAGNLGISTYVRAPALNTRPDFIETLANLAQEATNDRTAGKNT
- the hemY gene encoding protoporphyrinogen oxidase, which gives rise to MTGPQEKTHRVVVIGGGISGLAAAYFIQKGLRETGAPFSLELVEKEGRAGGKFTARREGGFLVEGGPNGFLDSKPWTLDLAHELGLDESLLPSDEAAARRFIFSRGKLHELKASPMGFFTSNLLSVPGRVRIVGELFAPVTKKDQDTSLAEFAVRRLGREALERMLDPMVSGIFAGDPEKMSLRACFPRIAELEETYGGLIKGLFAIAAEKKKAKKRGEEVISSGPAGPGGVLTSFKEGISVLSDKLADDLGDCLHTGDEVVTVNRFNGRWKIRTKRRDFEADTVVLATPAHAAAGILSGVSSTCADIVARIPYSPMAIVGLGYDIKDLAAPPSGFGYLIPSVEHRRILGALWTSSIFPGHRAPKGKVLIRVITGGARDHSTPLLDESSLLKIVGSEIEGTMGLTAKPEFVVIHRWEKAIPMYTVGHMERLSLAEASLPKGIFLAGNAYRGIGINDCVRESKVVADRVVREVTGTAT
- the cqsS gene encoding CAI-1 autoinducer sensor kinase/phosphatase CqsS, which encodes MGWRKTVLSESRAKTILVVDDSPLVNNQVTDLLEGFGYRTVSAANGAEGMKALQNNSTLDLVVLDLVMPVMDGRAMRLEIRSRKEFADLPVLVLTALEHIHRLSDHDMAGIDDYLIKPVDPRLLYQRVQALIETHPRAYRRVACSLLADVDTGTEQSVGEIVEISEGGIGLFPGSELREKDIIKLTFNLPGDQSPLIIGAQVVFCHRIETGWQAGLRFAIIHPETIGRIADYFKLRFQ